A section of the Pseudomonas tritici genome encodes:
- a CDS encoding sterol desaturase family protein yields the protein MAHPTETFRARYRANVARHYNPWLHASFVFGYGVACIGLAWSSTAHLSALQWLTVPVTLVFFNLCIYLVHRHLGHHKHALTRLFYARHTGDHHSFFTPGHMTFDSPRDWRVILFPAWLIVLHSLAITLPAWWLLQQLSPNVAGLFAGCMILGYLLYEVFHACEHLPANHPVARLPWIRQMHRLHALHHRRELMQGRNFNIVLPLMDYLFGTLHWEPTPHNNQEST from the coding sequence ATGGCCCACCCCACCGAGACCTTTCGCGCCCGCTACCGCGCCAACGTCGCGCGCCACTACAACCCCTGGCTTCATGCCAGTTTCGTGTTCGGCTACGGCGTTGCCTGCATCGGCCTGGCGTGGTCATCCACCGCCCATCTATCCGCATTGCAATGGCTGACCGTGCCCGTGACGCTGGTGTTCTTCAACCTCTGCATCTACCTGGTGCACCGCCACCTCGGCCACCATAAACATGCCTTGACTCGTTTGTTCTACGCGCGCCACACCGGTGATCACCACAGCTTCTTCACCCCCGGCCACATGACGTTCGACAGCCCCAGGGACTGGCGCGTCATCCTGTTCCCGGCCTGGCTGATCGTGTTGCACAGCCTGGCAATCACCTTGCCCGCCTGGTGGCTGCTTCAGCAACTGAGCCCCAACGTCGCCGGGCTGTTCGCCGGGTGCATGATCCTTGGGTATTTACTTTACGAAGTGTTTCACGCCTGCGAGCACTTGCCCGCCAACCACCCGGTGGCGCGCCTGCCGTGGATCCGCCAGATGCACCGGCTGCACGCCCTGCATCACCGCCGTGAGCTGATGCAGGGGCGTAATTTCAATATCGTGCTTCCCCTGATGGACTACCTGTTCGGCACCCTGCACTGGGAACCGACTCCCCACAACAACCAGGAATCCACATGA
- a CDS encoding sugar ABC transporter ATP-binding protein: MSSLLKLENICKRYPGVQALKSINLQVERGEIHALLGENGAGKSTLMKILGGVEHQDEGQILIDGQAQQFATYRDAIAAGIGIVFQEFSLIPYLTAVENIFLGHELSNRFGLLRKREMVEASEALFKRLGVTIDLQCAVKHLSVAEQQFVEIAKALALDARLLVLDEPTATLTPSEAELLFEIMRELKRQGVAVIFISHHLEEIFQVCDRISVLRDGGNVGVTDVADSDIDRLVEMMVGRRLECSFPPKPTTARGPLLLEVKDIQLVRNGPHNSFQLHKGEILGFAGLVGSGRTELALGMMGALPSVSKEVWLRGEKITLDDPAQALAHGIGLLPESRKSEGLITDFSIRENISLNNLPKYQNASGLIDKSRECASVEGLMKQLSIKAPSSESRVFNLSGGNQQKVVIARWINHHCDVLVFDEPTRGIDVGAKAQIYALMRSLTEQGYAIIMISSELPEVIGMCDRVAVFHKGAIVKVLEASAVNPQEVMRHATGGSSEYVH, from the coding sequence ATGAGCAGTCTTCTGAAGCTGGAAAACATCTGTAAGCGGTACCCGGGCGTACAAGCCCTCAAGTCCATCAACCTGCAAGTCGAGCGCGGCGAAATCCACGCCCTGCTCGGCGAAAACGGCGCGGGCAAATCGACCTTGATGAAGATCCTCGGCGGCGTCGAGCATCAAGACGAAGGCCAGATCCTGATCGACGGCCAGGCGCAGCAGTTCGCGACCTATCGCGATGCGATTGCCGCCGGTATCGGTATCGTTTTCCAGGAATTCAGCCTGATTCCCTACCTCACGGCGGTGGAAAACATCTTCCTCGGCCATGAGCTGAGCAACCGCTTCGGCCTGCTGCGCAAGCGCGAGATGGTCGAGGCCAGCGAGGCCTTGTTCAAGCGCCTGGGCGTGACCATCGACCTGCAATGCGCGGTCAAGCACCTGAGCGTGGCCGAGCAGCAGTTTGTCGAAATCGCCAAGGCCCTGGCCCTGGATGCGCGCCTGCTGGTGCTTGATGAACCCACCGCAACCCTTACGCCCAGCGAAGCCGAGCTGTTGTTCGAGATCATGCGCGAACTCAAGCGCCAGGGCGTGGCGGTGATTTTTATCTCGCATCACCTGGAAGAGATTTTCCAGGTGTGCGACCGCATCAGCGTGCTGCGTGACGGCGGCAATGTCGGCGTCACCGATGTGGCCGACAGCGACATCGACCGCCTGGTCGAGATGATGGTAGGCCGTCGCCTGGAATGCAGTTTTCCGCCCAAACCGACCACCGCACGCGGCCCGCTGTTGCTGGAGGTCAAGGACATCCAGTTGGTGCGCAACGGCCCCCACAACAGCTTCCAATTGCACAAGGGCGAAATTCTCGGCTTTGCCGGCTTGGTCGGCTCCGGCCGTACCGAACTGGCCCTGGGCATGATGGGCGCGCTGCCGTCAGTGAGCAAAGAGGTGTGGCTGCGCGGTGAAAAAATCACCCTCGATGACCCGGCCCAAGCGTTGGCCCACGGGATCGGCCTGCTCCCGGAAAGCCGCAAGAGCGAAGGGCTGATCACCGATTTCAGCATTCGCGAAAACATCTCGCTGAACAACCTGCCCAAATACCAGAACGCCTCCGGCCTGATCGACAAAAGCCGCGAATGTGCGAGCGTCGAAGGCCTGATGAAACAGCTGTCGATCAAAGCCCCGAGCAGCGAAAGCCGGGTGTTCAACCTCAGTGGCGGCAACCAGCAGAAAGTCGTGATCGCCCGCTGGATCAACCACCACTGCGACGTGCTGGTGTTCGACGAACCCACCCGTGGCATTGACGTGGGGGCCAAGGCGCAGATCTACGCGCTGATGCGCAGCCTCACCGAACAGGGCTACGCAATCATCATGATTTCCTCCGAATTGCCGGAAGTCATCGGCATGTGCGACCGCGTCGCAGTGTTCCACAAGGGCGCCATCGTCAAGGTACTCGAAGCGTCTGCCGTCAATCCTCAAGAGGTCATGCGCCATGCAACAGGGGGCTCAAGTGAATACGTCCATTAG
- a CDS encoding FGGY-family carbohydrate kinase, producing MNYVMGVDIGTQSTKALLVDGQGTIIAQHSQGYRVDTPKVRWAEQWPQVWLDAVEACVAQCMGKAGVAAQQVKALCISSLYGGSGIAVDAQITPLHPCLIWMDRRAGEQVAWVREQVDLERLFEVTGNSVDSYYGFTKMLWLKQHQPQVWAKTRYLLPPNSYINWCLTGELAVDHSSAGNIGGVYDVKARDWSGEMLDALGIPQAMMPERLVYSGEVVGGLLQDWALRLGLQAGTPILAGGVDAAMATLAAGVTQPGNHVAMIGTSMCWGYLNQQVDAHHGLVSMPHVYNGHRDLYIFGGAITAGASVSWFREQFCQAEELQAKATSQDSLALLEQSAMSIPAGSEGLLFLPYLMGERSPVWDDRASGSFVGLNLYHSRIHLYRAVLEGVSFALRHNIEAGTRGAHSLDPRLIVVGGASHSDLWMQIIADITQYPVYTIVQEVEAALGAALLAAHTVGLVSDGEMDKGWVQLALRAEPKVENVGVYDRAFAEYLKLYPALKPIMHNLQTS from the coding sequence ATGAACTACGTGATGGGTGTCGACATAGGAACCCAGAGCACCAAGGCGCTGCTGGTGGATGGTCAAGGCACGATCATCGCCCAGCACAGCCAGGGGTATCGCGTAGATACCCCGAAAGTGCGCTGGGCCGAACAATGGCCGCAGGTCTGGCTGGACGCCGTCGAAGCCTGTGTCGCGCAGTGCATGGGCAAGGCGGGCGTGGCGGCGCAGCAGGTCAAGGCGCTGTGCATCAGCAGCCTGTATGGCGGTTCGGGAATTGCGGTGGATGCACAGATCACACCGCTGCACCCGTGCCTGATCTGGATGGACCGCCGCGCCGGCGAGCAGGTGGCCTGGGTGCGCGAGCAGGTGGACCTGGAGCGTTTGTTCGAGGTCACCGGCAACTCGGTGGACAGCTACTACGGTTTCACCAAGATGCTCTGGCTCAAGCAGCACCAGCCTCAGGTGTGGGCGAAAACCCGCTACCTGCTGCCGCCCAACAGCTATATCAACTGGTGCCTCACGGGTGAGTTGGCGGTGGACCATAGCAGCGCCGGCAACATCGGTGGTGTCTACGATGTGAAAGCGCGTGATTGGTCCGGCGAGATGCTTGATGCACTGGGCATACCGCAGGCGATGATGCCTGAACGCCTGGTGTATTCCGGTGAAGTGGTCGGTGGCTTGTTGCAAGACTGGGCATTGCGCCTGGGCCTGCAAGCCGGCACGCCGATCCTGGCCGGTGGCGTCGATGCGGCCATGGCCACCTTGGCAGCGGGCGTGACTCAGCCGGGCAATCACGTGGCGATGATCGGCACCAGCATGTGCTGGGGTTACCTGAACCAACAGGTGGATGCACACCACGGCTTGGTGAGCATGCCCCACGTCTATAACGGCCACCGGGACCTGTACATATTCGGCGGTGCGATCACGGCCGGTGCCTCGGTCAGCTGGTTTCGCGAGCAGTTCTGCCAGGCTGAAGAGCTACAGGCCAAGGCCACCAGCCAGGACAGCCTGGCGCTGCTGGAACAGAGCGCGATGAGCATTCCGGCGGGCAGTGAGGGCCTGTTGTTCCTGCCGTACCTGATGGGCGAGCGCAGCCCGGTGTGGGATGACCGCGCGAGTGGCAGTTTTGTCGGCTTGAACCTGTATCACAGCCGCATTCACCTGTACCGCGCGGTGCTGGAGGGGGTGAGTTTTGCCCTGCGGCATAACATCGAAGCGGGCACTCGCGGGGCGCATTCCCTGGACCCGCGTTTGATCGTGGTGGGTGGCGCGAGCCATTCGGATTTGTGGATGCAGATCATCGCGGATATCACGCAGTACCCGGTGTACACCATCGTTCAGGAGGTAGAAGCTGCGTTGGGTGCGGCGTTGTTGGCGGCGCATACGGTGGGATTGGTAAGTGATGGGGAGATGGATAAAGGGTGGGTGCAGCTGGCGCTGCGGGCGGAGCCAAAGGTTGAAAACGTCGGGGTTTATGACCGGGCGTTTGCCGAGTATTTGAAGCTGTATCCCGCCCTGAAACCGATCATGCATAACCTGCAAACGAGCTGA
- a CDS encoding lipocalin-like domain-containing protein: MKIKCLLWAFLLLLGACDKVPEPQESFAGLGSDAADFAQVVPGKVFSFPEDHGPHAGFRIEWWYVTANLKDEQGNLFGVQWTLFRNALKAGPTQAGWHDSTIWLGHAAVTSATHHYAAERYARGGVGQAGVQAVPFCAWIDDWSFATRPGAASALADMQLKANGAQFAYDLHLTSSRPLVLQGEGGYSRKSDQGQASYYYSQPFFSAKGSVSIDGKAYQVTGPAWLDREWSSQPLTANQTGWDWFSLHLDRGEQLMLFRVRQTDGASYMTGTWIDHEGRTQTLHNADIELKPLETTDIDGRKIPTRWSLKIPGKQLDITPQAVNPNAWMNLSIPYWEGPVQFDGGVGYLEMTGY; this comes from the coding sequence ATGAAGATTAAGTGCCTGTTGTGGGCGTTTTTATTGTTACTGGGCGCTTGCGACAAAGTCCCAGAGCCGCAAGAGAGCTTTGCCGGGTTGGGCAGTGACGCGGCGGATTTTGCCCAGGTGGTGCCCGGCAAGGTCTTCAGCTTTCCCGAGGACCACGGCCCGCACGCAGGCTTTCGCATTGAGTGGTGGTACGTCACCGCCAACCTCAAGGATGAACAAGGCAATCTATTCGGCGTGCAATGGACGTTGTTTCGCAATGCCCTCAAGGCAGGGCCGACGCAAGCGGGCTGGCACGACTCGACCATTTGGCTTGGGCACGCCGCTGTCACTTCCGCCACCCACCACTATGCTGCGGAGCGCTACGCCCGAGGTGGGGTCGGCCAGGCCGGCGTCCAGGCGGTGCCGTTCTGCGCCTGGATTGACGACTGGAGTTTCGCCACCCGCCCCGGTGCCGCGAGCGCGTTGGCGGACATGCAGCTCAAGGCCAACGGCGCGCAATTCGCCTATGACTTGCACCTCACTTCCAGCCGCCCGTTGGTGCTGCAGGGCGAGGGCGGCTACAGCCGCAAATCCGACCAGGGCCAGGCGTCGTACTACTACAGCCAGCCGTTTTTCAGCGCCAAGGGCAGCGTCAGCATCGACGGCAAGGCGTACCAAGTCACTGGCCCGGCTTGGCTCGACCGCGAGTGGAGCAGCCAACCGCTGACCGCCAACCAGACCGGCTGGGACTGGTTCTCCCTGCACCTGGACCGGGGCGAGCAGTTGATGCTGTTCCGCGTGCGACAAACCGATGGCGCGTCGTATATGACCGGCACTTGGATTGATCACGAGGGGCGTACGCAAACCCTGCACAACGCGGATATCGAGCTGAAACCGCTGGAAACCACCGACATTGACGGCCGCAAGATTCCCACACGCTGGTCGCTGAAAATTCCTGGAAAACAGCTGGATATCACCCCCCAGGCCGTCAACCCAAACGCCTGGATGAACCTGAGTATTCCGTACTGGGAAGGGCCGGTACAGTTTGACGGTGGGGTGGGGTATCTGGAGATGACGGGGTATTAG
- a CDS encoding ABC transporter permease, with protein sequence MQQGAQVNTSISSGDSNRLRLNLARLVRSPAFYPFVGLVVVTLVMILASDTFLTASNLSNIARQVSINAIIAVGMTCVILTGGIDLSVGPVMALSGTLTAGLMVAGLPPGLAIGAGMLIGVAFGIGNGLFVAYLHMPPIIVTLATMGIARGLGLMYTDGYPISGLPEWFGFFGRQSLFGIEVPILIMLITYAAAYVLLQHTRIGRYIYAIGGNEEAVRLSGVRAARFKLLVYGISGLTAAIAGLVLTSRLMSGQPNAGVSFELDAIAAVVLGGASIAGGRGVIVGTLLGAMLLGVLNNGLNMLGVSPYVQSVIKGGIILLAIFISRQRHK encoded by the coding sequence ATGCAACAGGGGGCTCAAGTGAATACGTCCATTAGCAGCGGCGACAGCAACCGGCTGCGCCTGAACCTGGCGCGGCTGGTACGTTCGCCGGCGTTTTATCCGTTTGTGGGGCTGGTGGTGGTGACCCTGGTGATGATCCTCGCCAGCGACACGTTCCTCACCGCCAGCAACCTGTCGAACATCGCCCGCCAGGTGTCGATCAACGCGATTATCGCGGTGGGCATGACCTGCGTGATTCTCACTGGCGGCATCGATTTGTCGGTGGGGCCGGTGATGGCCTTGTCCGGCACGCTTACCGCCGGGTTGATGGTCGCGGGGCTGCCACCAGGTTTGGCGATTGGCGCGGGCATGTTGATCGGTGTGGCCTTCGGCATTGGCAACGGCCTGTTCGTGGCCTACCTGCACATGCCGCCGATCATCGTCACCCTGGCGACCATGGGCATCGCCCGTGGCCTGGGCCTGATGTACACCGACGGCTACCCGATTTCCGGGTTGCCGGAGTGGTTCGGCTTCTTCGGCCGCCAGAGTCTGTTCGGCATAGAAGTGCCGATCCTGATCATGCTGATTACCTACGCCGCCGCCTATGTGCTGCTGCAACACACGCGCATCGGCCGCTACATCTACGCCATCGGCGGCAATGAAGAAGCGGTGCGTTTGTCCGGCGTGCGCGCCGCGCGCTTCAAGTTGCTGGTGTACGGCATCAGCGGCCTCACGGCGGCGATTGCCGGGCTGGTGCTGACCTCACGCTTGATGAGCGGCCAGCCGAATGCCGGCGTGTCGTTCGAGCTCGATGCGATCGCTGCCGTGGTCCTTGGCGGCGCGTCGATTGCCGGCGGGCGTGGGGTAATCGTCGGCACGTTGCTCGGCGCCATGCTGCTCGGCGTATTGAACAACGGCCTGAACATGCTCGGCGTTTCGCCCTACGTCCAAAGCGTGATCAAGGGCGGGATCATTTTGCTGGCGATTTTTATCAGCCGTCAGCGCCATAAATAA
- a CDS encoding alcohol dehydrogenase catalytic domain-containing protein produces the protein MDKHTEMQAVVCHGPKDYRLERIGKPQARANELVIRIAACGICASDCKCHSGAAMFWGGDNPWVKAPVVPGHEFFGYVVEVGEGGEEHFDVAVGDKVIAEQIVPCGKCRFCKSGKYWMCEVHNIFGFQREVAEGGMAQYMRIPKTAIVHKIPESVSLEDSALVEPMACSIHTVNRGDVQLDDVVVIAGAGTLGLCMVQVAALKTPKKLVVIDMVDERLELAKKFGADVVINPSRDNAREIINGLTDNYGCDVYIETTGVPAGVTQGLDLIRKLGRFVEFSVFGAETTVDWSIIGDRKELDVRGAHLGPYCYPIAIDLFERGLVTSKGIVTHDFPLDDYAEAFELANSTKSIKVLLKPVA, from the coding sequence ATGGATAAGCACACCGAAATGCAAGCCGTCGTCTGCCACGGCCCCAAAGACTACCGCCTGGAACGCATCGGCAAACCTCAGGCACGCGCCAATGAACTGGTGATTCGCATCGCCGCCTGTGGCATCTGCGCCAGTGACTGCAAGTGCCACTCGGGCGCGGCCATGTTCTGGGGGGGCGACAACCCGTGGGTCAAGGCACCGGTGGTGCCGGGCCACGAGTTTTTTGGCTATGTGGTGGAGGTCGGCGAGGGCGGCGAGGAGCACTTCGACGTCGCGGTAGGCGACAAGGTGATTGCCGAACAGATCGTGCCCTGCGGCAAGTGCCGCTTCTGCAAATCCGGCAAGTATTGGATGTGCGAAGTGCACAACATCTTCGGCTTCCAGCGTGAAGTGGCCGAAGGCGGCATGGCCCAGTACATGCGCATTCCCAAGACCGCCATCGTGCACAAGATCCCTGAATCGGTGTCGCTGGAAGACTCGGCTCTGGTGGAGCCAATGGCCTGCTCGATCCACACCGTCAACCGTGGCGATGTCCAGCTTGACGACGTGGTGGTCATCGCCGGTGCCGGCACCCTTGGCTTGTGCATGGTCCAGGTTGCCGCGTTGAAAACCCCGAAGAAACTGGTGGTGATCGACATGGTCGACGAGCGTCTGGAACTGGCGAAAAAATTCGGCGCCGACGTGGTGATCAACCCGTCACGCGACAACGCCCGCGAGATCATCAATGGCCTCACCGACAATTACGGTTGCGACGTGTACATCGAAACCACCGGCGTACCGGCCGGCGTCACCCAGGGCCTGGACTTGATCCGCAAGCTCGGGCGCTTCGTCGAGTTCAGCGTGTTTGGCGCCGAAACCACGGTCGACTGGTCGATCATCGGCGACCGCAAGGAGCTGGACGTGCGCGGTGCCCACCTCGGGCCTTACTGCTACCCGATCGCCATCGACCTGTTCGAACGTGGCCTGGTCACTTCCAAGGGCATCGTTACCCACGATTTCCCGTTGGATGACTACGCCGAAGCGTTTGAGCTGGCCAACTCGACCAAGTCAATCAAGGTGCTGTTGAAGCCGGTGGCCTGA
- a CDS encoding SMP-30/gluconolactonase/LRE family protein yields MSTRPRKLRHLLFVLFLAVIAFLLLMPTRVQPVNWTPPKAPSMKDGPYAENQRLKGVQKIGAQDITGPEALLLDAQGFLISGLHDGRIIRTSPDSRSLEVLANTGGRPLGMALHPDGRLIIADGIKGLLALDAQRQLTTLSTGANDLPFGFTDDVIVDASGRYAYFSDASSRWGYGQDGEAVIEHGGDGRLLRYDFSNGNTDVLLDQLQFANGVALGPNESYVLVNETGAYRISRYWLKGERAGTHDLFIDNLPGLPDNLSFNGRDRFWVALYSPRNPLLDSFAGYPLLRKVMVRALLVVPKPIERKAFVLGLDTEGNVIANLQDGSAGNYSPITTAREYGNWLYLGSLKSTSMARVPLALALAP; encoded by the coding sequence ATGAGTACCCGCCCAAGAAAACTGCGCCATCTGCTGTTTGTGCTGTTTCTGGCAGTGATCGCCTTTTTGCTGTTGATGCCGACCAGGGTGCAACCGGTGAATTGGACGCCGCCCAAGGCGCCCTCGATGAAAGACGGCCCCTACGCCGAGAACCAGCGCCTCAAGGGTGTGCAGAAAATCGGCGCCCAGGACATCACCGGGCCCGAGGCCTTGCTGCTGGATGCCCAGGGATTTTTGATCAGTGGCCTGCATGACGGACGCATCATCCGCACCTCGCCCGACAGCCGCAGCCTGGAAGTGCTGGCCAATACCGGCGGGCGCCCCCTGGGCATGGCGCTACACCCGGATGGTCGCCTGATCATTGCCGATGGGATCAAGGGGCTGCTTGCACTGGATGCCCAACGCCAACTCACCACCCTCAGCACCGGCGCCAATGACCTGCCGTTTGGCTTCACCGATGACGTTATCGTGGACGCCAGCGGACGTTATGCCTACTTCAGCGATGCATCGAGTCGTTGGGGTTACGGACAGGACGGTGAAGCGGTGATCGAGCATGGCGGTGATGGTCGGCTGCTGCGCTATGACTTCAGCAACGGCAACACCGATGTGCTACTGGACCAGCTGCAATTCGCCAACGGCGTGGCGTTGGGTCCGAATGAAAGCTATGTGCTGGTGAATGAGACCGGCGCCTATCGCATCAGCCGTTATTGGCTCAAAGGCGAACGAGCCGGCACCCATGATTTGTTCATCGACAACCTGCCCGGCCTGCCGGACAACCTCAGCTTCAACGGCAGGGACCGTTTCTGGGTGGCGCTGTACTCGCCGCGCAATCCACTGTTGGACAGCTTTGCCGGCTACCCCCTGCTGCGCAAGGTCATGGTAAGGGCGCTGCTGGTGGTGCCCAAACCCATCGAGCGCAAAGCTTTTGTGCTGGGGTTGGATACTGAGGGTAACGTCATCGCCAATCTGCAGGATGGCAGTGCTGGCAATTACTCGCCCATCACCACGGCCCGGGAGTATGGCAACTGGTTGTACCTGGGTTCGTTGAAAAGCACGAGCATGGCGCGCGTGCCATTGGCGCTGGCGTTGGCGCCCTGA
- a CDS encoding substrate-binding domain-containing protein: MKMLPKTLCLLAVSITLGTASPAFADTAKPIRIGASFQEINNPYFVTMKNALEEAGGTIGAKLIITDARHDVSKQVSDVEDMLQKGIDILLINPTDSVGVQSAVKSAHAAGVVVVAVDAQADGPLDSFVGSKNFDAGFQACEYLAKNIGNKGNIAILDGIAVVPILERVRGCKEAVAKHPDIKIVSIQNGKQERDQALTVTENMLQAQPTLKGIFSVNDNGSLGALSAIEASGLDVKLVSVDGAPEAIKAIQKPGSKFIATSAQYPRDQIRLALGIALAKKWGSQVPATIPVDITLIDQAKAKDFSW, encoded by the coding sequence ATGAAAATGCTTCCGAAAACCCTGTGTTTATTGGCTGTAAGCATCACCCTCGGCACCGCTTCCCCTGCGTTTGCCGACACTGCCAAGCCGATCCGCATCGGCGCGTCCTTCCAGGAAATCAACAACCCCTATTTCGTCACCATGAAAAACGCCCTGGAAGAAGCCGGGGGAACCATCGGCGCGAAATTGATCATCACCGACGCCCGCCATGACGTGTCCAAGCAGGTCAGTGACGTCGAAGACATGCTGCAAAAAGGCATCGATATCCTGCTGATCAACCCCACCGATTCGGTGGGCGTGCAGTCGGCCGTCAAATCTGCCCACGCCGCCGGTGTGGTGGTTGTCGCGGTAGACGCCCAGGCGGATGGCCCGCTCGACTCTTTCGTCGGTTCGAAAAACTTCGACGCCGGCTTCCAGGCCTGTGAATACCTGGCCAAGAACATTGGCAACAAAGGCAATATCGCCATTCTAGATGGCATCGCCGTGGTGCCGATCCTGGAGCGTGTGCGCGGTTGCAAAGAGGCGGTGGCCAAGCACCCGGACATCAAGATTGTCAGCATCCAGAACGGCAAGCAGGAGCGTGACCAGGCACTGACCGTCACCGAGAACATGCTGCAGGCCCAGCCCACCCTCAAGGGTATTTTCAGCGTGAATGACAACGGCTCCCTCGGCGCTCTGTCGGCCATCGAAGCCAGCGGCCTGGACGTGAAGCTGGTCAGCGTCGACGGCGCGCCGGAGGCGATCAAGGCGATCCAGAAACCCGGCAGCAAATTCATCGCAACCTCGGCCCAATACCCCCGCGACCAGATCCGCCTCGCCCTGGGCATTGCCCTGGCGAAGAAGTGGGGCTCGCAAGTGCCGGCCACCATTCCAGTCGACATCACCCTGATCGACCAGGCCAAAGCCAAGGATTTCAGCTGGTAA